In the Podospora bellae-mahoneyi strain CBS 112042 chromosome 4, whole genome shotgun sequence genome, one interval contains:
- a CDS encoding hypothetical protein (EggNog:ENOG503NU60; COG:S): protein MSRRTSQEPETMASYSPYASARTAEFFYDDNKFPSPSPTPSPRGPGYYGPPPVQRPATRAHFRTPSTTGASFRHEFPSPRTPSFSPRYNSEGQYATANVNGGPFFDREREAGFASPRFEEQRRTAPISGHARRSSTSVPQRPQTARPTANPHKKPPPPPAARAATEADAKRHKIPPGYSLKNWDPTEEPIMLLGSVFDANSLGKWIYDWTVYHHGPSTPISDMAGELWLLLIQLAGKIKRAEESVPKIRALENKQMVEDFIEAGDRLTDKLRKLLKACEAPMLRVKTTQKKDPQLGKNAGVEFVETLFGRERELEKTERFMHSVRLWNLRFDTNCEEILRSPTV, encoded by the exons ATGTCTCGAAGGACATCACAAGAGCCGGAGACGATGGCTAGCTATTCACCCTATGCGTCCGCACGCACCGCGGAGTTTTTCTACGACGACAACAAGTTTCCCAGCCCTTCTCCGACACCATCACCCCGGGGACCCGGCTACTATGGGCCTCCTCCGGTCCAAAGACCGGCCACCCGCGCCCACTTCCGCACTCCGAGCACCACTGGCGCCTCATTCAGGCACGAGTTCCCCAGTCCTCGGACGCCCTCGTTCTCGCCTCGGTACAATAGCGAAGGCCAGTACGCCACTGCCAATGTGAAT GGCGGTCCCTTTTtcgacagagagagagaggcggGGTTCGCGTCGCCGCGCTTTGAGGAACAGCGCCGTACAGCTCCCATCAGCGGCCATGCTCGCCGCAGCTCAACATCGGTTCCCCAGAGACCTCAGACTGCCCGacccaccgccaacccccacaagaagccaccaccaccacctgccgcCCGTGCTGCCACGGAGGCGGATGCCAAGCGGCACAAGATCCCGCCCGGATACTCTCTCAAGAACTGGGATCCCACTGAGGAGCCTATCATGCTGCTGGGTAGTGTTTTCGATGCCAACTCCCTTGGAAAGTGGATCTATGACTGGACCGTCTACCACCATggaccctccacccccattTCGGACATGGCCGGAGagctttggcttcttctgaTCCAGCTGGCCGGAAAGATCAAGCGTGCCGAGGAGTCCGTTCCCAAGATCCGTGCCCTGGAGAACAAGCAGATGGTTGAGGACTTCATCGAGGCCGGCGACCGCCTCACCGACAAGCTCcgcaagctcctcaaggcGTGCGAGGCCCCCATGCTTCGCGTCAAGACCACCCAGAAGAAGGATCCCCAGCTCGGAAAGAATGCCGGTGTAGAGTTTGTCGAGACCCTCTTCGGCCGTGAGCGTGAGCTAGAGAAGACTGAGCGCTTTATGCATTCCGTCCGCCTCTGGAACCTGCGCTTCGACACCAACTGTGAGGAGATCCTCCGGAGCCCGACCGTGTAA